From a single Actinomycetota bacterium genomic region:
- a CDS encoding nucleotide pyrophosphohydrolase, protein MEIGRLQETVREAFFARDERRGVWGTYAWLVEEVGELSRALRRGGRAELAEEFADVLAWLASLANLCGVDLVEVAEKYARGCPKCGGIPCACPE, encoded by the coding sequence TTGGAGATAGGAAGGCTTCAGGAAACGGTAAGGGAGGCTTTCTTCGCGCGGGACGAAAGGCGCGGCGTGTGGGGCACCTACGCGTGGCTGGTCGAAGAGGTGGGGGAGCTCTCGCGGGCGCTGCGGAGGGGCGGACGGGCGGAGCTGGCGGAGGAGTTCGCCGACGTCCTGGCGTGGCTGGCCAGCCTGGCCAACCTCTGCGGGGTGGACCTGGTCGAGGTTGCGGAGAAATACGCGCGCGGATGCCCGAAGTGCGGCGGCATACCCTGTGCATGCCCCGAATAG
- a CDS encoding B12-binding domain-containing radical SAM protein produces the protein MRTALKVTFVYPDFFQYDEERYLPEGRIYLGIGYLSAYLRREGHETSLIHLVRPASREELLARVREEAPDVLAFSSTTHMFPHVRKWVAWVKDDMDIFTICGGAHTTLDPAGALEEAPLDAVCLGEGEEALAELCAALEEGRDHSGIASLWVRVGDTVRRNPVRPLIEDLDSLPFPDRDIFDPSCFCPQQHERGTLMASRGCPYSCTYCSNHAQRSIYPNRRRYVRFRSVDSVMREIHGIIAADREGRLRYIRFDDDILTLHPEWFRELASRYRREVDLPFICNSRVNVLDEETVRAFAEAGCSVICMGIESGNEELRRRVLGRRMSNEEIVRAFRLCRKYGIKTVSTNMTCLPDEDLPALLDTVKLNAKARPHCLQVSTYHPYPNTRLYAYCEERGYLSGRHVDTIFDGRSALDIPAFSEPAFAFAREKFYPLAELYSRLFERGLPGEAAARVVDTLFTLRRVPWRWRRPLLARMVDWADRRSRFEWIYY, from the coding sequence GTGAGAACGGCTTTGAAGGTCACTTTCGTATACCCGGACTTCTTCCAGTACGACGAGGAGCGCTATCTCCCGGAAGGCCGCATCTACCTGGGCATCGGCTATCTCTCCGCCTACCTCCGGCGGGAAGGGCACGAGACCTCCCTCATCCACCTGGTGAGGCCGGCGTCAAGGGAGGAGCTCCTCGCGCGCGTGCGGGAGGAGGCCCCGGACGTGCTGGCCTTCTCCAGCACCACCCACATGTTCCCGCACGTGCGCAAGTGGGTCGCCTGGGTCAAGGATGATATGGATATTTTTACCATCTGCGGCGGTGCCCACACCACCCTCGACCCGGCGGGCGCGCTGGAGGAGGCTCCCCTGGACGCCGTGTGCCTCGGGGAGGGCGAGGAGGCGCTGGCCGAGCTCTGCGCAGCCCTGGAGGAGGGAAGGGACCACAGCGGCATCGCTTCCCTCTGGGTCCGCGTCGGTGACACGGTGCGCAGGAACCCGGTGCGGCCGCTCATCGAGGACCTGGACAGCCTCCCCTTTCCCGACCGCGACATATTCGACCCGTCCTGTTTCTGTCCCCAGCAGCACGAGCGCGGCACCCTGATGGCCTCCCGCGGATGCCCCTACAGCTGCACCTACTGCTCCAACCACGCGCAGAGGAGCATCTACCCCAACCGCCGCCGCTACGTGCGTTTCCGCAGCGTGGACAGCGTCATGCGGGAAATCCACGGCATAATCGCCGCGGACAGGGAGGGCCGCCTGCGCTATATCCGTTTCGACGACGACATCCTCACCCTGCACCCGGAGTGGTTCCGGGAACTGGCCTCCCGCTACCGGCGGGAGGTGGACCTGCCCTTCATCTGCAACTCGCGGGTGAACGTGCTGGACGAGGAGACGGTGAGGGCCTTCGCGGAGGCCGGCTGCTCGGTGATCTGCATGGGGATCGAGAGCGGCAACGAGGAGCTGCGGCGCAGGGTGCTGGGGCGCCGCATGTCCAACGAGGAGATCGTGAGGGCCTTCCGCCTCTGCAGGAAATACGGCATCAAGACGGTGTCCACCAACATGACCTGCCTCCCGGACGAGGACCTGCCTGCTCTCCTGGACACGGTGAAACTCAACGCGAAAGCCAGGCCGCACTGCCTGCAGGTCTCCACCTATCACCCCTACCCCAACACCAGGCTCTATGCCTACTGCGAGGAAAGGGGTTACCTCAGCGGTCGCCACGTGGACACCATCTTCGACGGTCGCAGCGCGCTGGACATCCCCGCCTTCTCGGAGCCCGCCTTCGCCTTCGCCAGGGAGAAGTTCTACCCCCTGGCCGAGCTCTACTCGCGGCTCTTCGAGCGGGGCCTGCCGGGCGAGGCGGCGGCGAGGGTCGTCGACACCCTCTTCACCTTGCGCAGGGTACCCTGGAGGTGGCGCCGTCCCCTGCTTGCCAGGATGGTGGACTGGGCGGACAGGCGCTCGCGTTTCGAATGGATATACTACTGA